One stretch of Bradyrhizobium canariense DNA includes these proteins:
- a CDS encoding DUF2306 domain-containing protein gives MSLAPLLHAAPQIPLHAFAAMGAFVLGVVQLAAPKGTLPHRTLGWIWVVLMAIVAVSSFWIHQIRLVGPWSPIHLLSIFTLLMLPLAVWKAHRHEVVGHRRIMILIFTGALVIAGLFTLLPGRIMHAVVFGA, from the coding sequence GTGAGTCTTGCGCCGCTACTCCATGCAGCGCCCCAAATACCGCTCCACGCCTTCGCGGCGATGGGCGCCTTCGTGCTCGGCGTCGTCCAGCTTGCGGCTCCGAAGGGCACACTGCCTCACCGTACGCTCGGCTGGATCTGGGTCGTGCTGATGGCGATCGTGGCCGTCAGTTCATTCTGGATCCATCAAATCCGGCTCGTCGGTCCCTGGAGTCCGATCCATCTATTGTCGATCTTCACGCTGCTGATGCTGCCGCTTGCTGTGTGGAAGGCGCATCGCCATGAAGTCGTCGGTCACCGCCGCATCATGATCCTTATTTTCACGGGCGCGCTTGTGATCGCCGGGCTGTTTACGTTGCTGCCGGGGCGGATCATGCATGCCGTCGTATTCGGGGCCTGA
- a CDS encoding single-stranded DNA-binding protein, with amino-acid sequence MAGSVNKVILVGNLGKDPEIRRTQDGRPIANLSVATSETWRDKGTGERKEKTEWHRVVIFNEGLCKVAEQYLKKGAKVYIEGQLQTRKWTDQAGAEKYSTEVVLQGFNSNLTMLDGRSGGGGNFGAEDSGSDFGSSSPSSPAPRRAVAAGARNSDMDDDIPF; translated from the coding sequence ATGGCGGGAAGTGTGAACAAGGTTATTTTGGTTGGTAATCTCGGCAAGGACCCGGAGATCCGGCGTACGCAGGACGGGCGGCCGATCGCCAATTTGAGCGTGGCGACATCAGAAACATGGCGCGACAAGGGGACTGGCGAGCGCAAGGAAAAGACCGAGTGGCATCGCGTCGTCATCTTTAATGAAGGGCTCTGCAAGGTCGCCGAGCAATATCTGAAGAAGGGCGCCAAGGTTTACATCGAAGGCCAGTTGCAGACCCGCAAATGGACCGATCAGGCCGGCGCCGAAAAATATTCGACCGAAGTGGTGCTGCAGGGATTCAATTCGAACCTGACCATGCTGGATGGCCGCAGCGGTGGCGGCGGCAATTTCGGGGCCGAGGATTCCGGCAGCGATTTCGGCTCCAGCAGTCCGTCGAGCCCCGCACCCCGCCGCGCCGTAGCAGCCGGTGCGCGCAACAGCGATATGGACGACGACATTCCGTTCTAA
- a CDS encoding autotransporter outer membrane beta-barrel domain-containing protein, whose translation MVRSIDRRDEWRRIVRDALAVLLVVLGVCGISDIAVGQTCSVSGSSVTLTSGSCAIAPNTTLNGTPAVHATTSGQITTNNVTINPFNGGSIGGLAETNGTIVFSSGSTITGNWSTAASAQTGGQIIFQSGSTINPSFGGGGTALLANGAGSQIIATGLAVNLGGGGNNIGAEALAGGKVTLNSGTSIDFVQGGGQNTGLLASGAGSQIISNGATVTIPNLGGAGGNDTGVRADGGASVMLNGGAVTVNGNGGGETGLLATGAGSSITGGGVTVNVSSNGGSARGGFLQNGANISLSGGSVTTSGGAGSYGFLLQAPAGVTNTLSLDGTVVSSASDAFAAQGGNAAITTTDATATGNNGILLSAANSSAVTMTSNHSTLTGAMLTDASSTSNVTLGNGTTWNMTGSSNVTNLTNNDSDIISTPASSAFKTLTAMNYTGTGGTITFNTFLGADNSPSDQLIVNGGAATGSTNLRILNANGSGDQTVANGILVVNATNGGTTTSDAFMLVGEARGGAYDYFLFRGGLNGDVPNNWFLRSTFDAPGTPSTLPGMPPELQVPPPTLPPEAPPAVLPPGTYPIIGPELATYGVVQPVARELGLATLGTLNQRIGDTMTLANAGNGAMGWDRSDWARFFGQQIDDHYQAFADPRASGWLGGFQGGIDLWRGNLVSGHRDAAGVYFGYGQAEVNVTGLVTNATATGYVLTHTGSLNLDAFSAGAYWTHYGPQGWYLDAILQETAYRGNATTQFADLPTNGSGFIASLEAGYPIPLPLGPRFVLEPQAQIIWQQVTFDDANDGLGPVGLGSTSGPTGRLGLRGQWTIEGRNGILWQPYIGVNVWRGWGAEATTNFGIDQVQLIESSTRTEVLGGVTARLNNRLSLYAQGSYLFAIDQTNESSHGGAQGNIGVRYSW comes from the coding sequence ATGGTCCGGTCCATCGACCGCCGCGATGAGTGGCGGCGGATCGTGCGCGATGCGCTCGCTGTCTTGCTCGTTGTCCTGGGCGTCTGCGGCATATCCGACATCGCGGTCGGCCAGACCTGCAGCGTTTCCGGCAGTTCGGTCACGCTCACCAGCGGATCCTGCGCGATCGCTCCAAATACAACGCTCAACGGCACACCTGCGGTGCACGCCACCACAAGCGGCCAGATCACCACCAACAATGTCACGATCAATCCCTTCAACGGCGGCAGCATCGGCGGATTGGCCGAGACCAACGGCACGATCGTGTTCAGCTCCGGATCGACCATCACCGGTAACTGGAGCACCGCCGCGTCAGCGCAGACCGGCGGTCAGATCATTTTTCAGTCCGGATCGACCATCAATCCGTCATTCGGCGGCGGAGGAACCGCTCTGCTCGCCAATGGCGCGGGCAGCCAGATCATCGCGACAGGTCTGGCGGTAAATCTCGGCGGCGGGGGAAACAACATTGGCGCCGAGGCGCTCGCCGGCGGCAAGGTCACGCTGAACAGCGGAACCAGCATCGACTTTGTGCAGGGCGGCGGCCAGAACACCGGGCTGCTGGCATCAGGCGCCGGCAGCCAGATCATCAGCAACGGCGCGACGGTGACGATACCGAATCTCGGTGGCGCCGGCGGCAACGATACCGGCGTGCGCGCCGATGGCGGCGCTTCGGTCATGCTCAACGGAGGAGCCGTTACCGTAAATGGCAATGGCGGTGGCGAGACGGGTCTGCTCGCAACCGGCGCCGGCAGCAGCATCACGGGCGGCGGTGTGACCGTCAACGTCTCCAGCAACGGCGGGAGTGCCCGCGGCGGCTTTTTGCAGAATGGTGCGAACATCTCGCTGAGCGGCGGAAGCGTCACGACCTCCGGTGGTGCGGGCAGCTACGGATTTCTGCTTCAGGCACCGGCAGGCGTGACGAATACGCTGAGCCTTGACGGCACGGTGGTCAGTTCGGCGTCGGATGCGTTCGCAGCGCAAGGCGGCAACGCCGCCATCACCACGACGGATGCGACGGCGACCGGCAACAACGGAATCCTGCTGAGCGCCGCGAACAGCTCGGCCGTCACGATGACCAGCAATCATTCGACGCTGACCGGCGCGATGCTCACCGACGCCTCGAGCACGAGCAATGTCACGCTCGGCAACGGGACGACCTGGAACATGACCGGAAGTTCCAACGTCACCAATCTCACGAACAACGACAGCGACATCATCTCCACGCCGGCGTCATCCGCGTTCAAGACACTGACCGCGATGAATTACACCGGCACGGGCGGAACGATCACGTTCAACACCTTTCTCGGTGCAGACAACTCGCCGTCCGATCAGCTTATCGTCAATGGCGGCGCGGCGACGGGCTCGACAAATCTCAGGATTCTGAACGCCAACGGATCCGGGGATCAGACCGTGGCCAACGGCATCCTGGTCGTCAACGCGACCAACGGCGGCACGACAACTTCGGATGCCTTCATGCTTGTCGGCGAAGCACGTGGCGGCGCCTATGATTATTTCCTGTTCCGCGGCGGTCTCAACGGCGATGTCCCGAACAACTGGTTCCTGCGTTCGACCTTCGACGCGCCCGGTACGCCGTCCACACTGCCGGGAATGCCGCCGGAGTTGCAGGTTCCGCCGCCGACATTGCCGCCGGAAGCGCCGCCCGCCGTGCTGCCGCCGGGCACCTATCCGATCATCGGGCCGGAACTTGCAACCTACGGCGTCGTGCAGCCGGTCGCGCGCGAGTTGGGGCTTGCCACGCTCGGCACGCTCAACCAGCGCATCGGCGACACCATGACGCTGGCGAACGCCGGCAACGGCGCTATGGGATGGGATCGTTCCGACTGGGCACGCTTCTTCGGACAGCAGATCGACGATCACTACCAGGCGTTTGCCGATCCGCGCGCCAGTGGCTGGCTGGGAGGCTTCCAGGGCGGCATCGATCTTTGGCGCGGCAACCTGGTCTCCGGCCACCGCGACGCCGCCGGCGTTTATTTCGGCTACGGTCAGGCCGAAGTTAACGTGACCGGTCTCGTCACCAACGCCACGGCAACGGGCTATGTGCTGACCCATACCGGCTCTTTGAACCTCGATGCCTTCTCCGCCGGCGCGTACTGGACCCACTACGGTCCACAAGGGTGGTATCTCGACGCAATCCTGCAAGAGACGGCCTATCGGGGTAACGCCACGACACAGTTCGCAGATCTGCCGACCAATGGCTCCGGCTTCATCGCCTCACTGGAAGCGGGCTATCCCATACCGCTGCCACTTGGACCGCGCTTCGTGCTGGAGCCGCAAGCGCAGATCATCTGGCAACAGGTCACGTTCGACGATGCGAATGACGGTTTAGGTCCGGTCGGCCTCGGCTCGACTTCTGGCCCGACCGGACGGCTCGGCCTGCGCGGCCAATGGACCATCGAGGGCCGCAACGGAATTCTGTGGCAGCCTTATATAGGCGTGAATGTCTGGCGCGGCTGGGGCGCGGAAGCCACAACGAATTTCGGCATCGACCAGGTGCAGCTGATCGAGAGTTCGACGCGGACGGAAGTGCTGGGCGGCGTGACCGCCAGGCTCAACAACCGTCTCAGCCTCTACGCCCAAGGCAGCTATCTGTTCGCGATCGATCAAACCAACGAAAGCAGCCACGGCGGAGCCCAAGGCAATATCGGCGTTCGCTACAGCTGGTGA
- a CDS encoding outer membrane protein, translating into MKKFLLGTVGLIALGMAPASAADLAPRPYTKAPPMVAPVYDWSGFYIGANGGWANQHSCFNAVTPAGTFLGNEGCHNADGGVVGGQIGYRWQASQWVFGLEAQGDWADLRGSNESLLFPGFTNRSRMDAFGLFTGQVGYAWNNVLFYVKGGAAVTDNRSDIIFDVANTVVGTSSNNTQWGGTVGAGLEYGFAPGWSVAVEYDHIFMNNHTTTFFVPATSTVFATDRISGDVDMVTARVNYHFNWGGPVIAKY; encoded by the coding sequence ATGAAAAAGTTTTTGTTGGGTACGGTTGGTCTGATCGCACTGGGCATGGCGCCCGCATCGGCGGCCGACCTCGCCCCGCGGCCCTATACCAAGGCGCCTCCGATGGTCGCCCCTGTGTATGACTGGAGCGGGTTCTATATCGGTGCCAACGGCGGTTGGGCTAACCAACACAGTTGCTTCAATGCCGTTACCCCCGCGGGCACTTTCCTCGGCAATGAAGGTTGCCACAACGCAGACGGAGGCGTTGTTGGTGGTCAGATCGGTTATCGCTGGCAGGCCAGCCAATGGGTGTTCGGCTTGGAAGCCCAAGGCGACTGGGCCGATCTGCGTGGATCCAATGAAAGCCTCCTCTTTCCCGGTTTCACCAATCGTTCGCGAATGGATGCGTTCGGGTTGTTCACCGGCCAGGTTGGCTATGCCTGGAACAACGTCCTGTTCTACGTGAAGGGCGGCGCCGCGGTGACCGACAATCGTAGCGACATCATCTTTGACGTCGCGAACACAGTTGTAGGAACTTCCAGCAACAACACGCAATGGGGCGGCACAGTCGGCGCCGGCCTCGAATACGGCTTTGCCCCGGGTTGGTCGGTTGCCGTTGAGTACGATCATATTTTCATGAACAACCACACCACGACGTTTTTTGTTCCAGCGACGAGTACCGTCTTTGCTACTGATCGGATTAGCGGAGATGTGGATATGGTCACGGCCCGCGTGAACTATCACTTCAACTGGGGTGGTCCGGTCATTGCGAAGTACTGA
- the gyrA gene encoding DNA gyrase subunit A has translation MADTEDPNPGEPKGPSDIRPVSILDEMKRSYLDYAMSVIVARALPDARDGLKPVHRRILYAMYENGFEWNKPYRKSARTVGDVIGKYHPHGDQSVYDAMVRMAQDFSMRVPLIDGQGNFGSVDGDTAAAMRYTESRLTKIAQLLLDDIDKDTVDYQDNYDGSFREPRVLPAKFPNLLVNGAGGIAVGMATNIPPHNLGEVIDGCVALIDNPALSIDDLINIIPGPDFPTAGIILGRQGIRSAYHLGRGSIVMRGKPKIESYGKDREAIIITEIPYQVNKAAMVARISELHREKKIEGISDLRDESDRDGLRVVVELKRDAVPEVVLNQLYRFTPLQTNFGVNMVALDAGRPLLMNLKDLLTIFIAFREQVVTRRTKFLLNKARDRAHVLVGLAIAVANIDEIIRVIRTSPNPATARDTLMSRDWAAKDVAAMITLIDDPRHRLAEDGTARLSFDQAQAILDLRLARLTALGREEIGEELDKLAVEIADYLEILRSRARVQTIIKDELAAVKSEFATPRKTMILEQENEVEDEDLIQREDMVVTVSHAGYVKRVPLSAYRAQRRGGKGRSGMQTRDEDFVSRLFVASTHTPVLFFSSRGQVYKEKVWRLPVAPPNGRGKAMINILPLEQGERITTIMPLPEDESSWANLDVMFATTGGNVRRNKLSDFVDVRHSGIIAMKLEDDEAIVDVQICTEHDDVLLTAAGGQCIRFPVTDVRVFTGRTSMGVRGIALPGSDKLISLSILRHVEATSDERTAYLKMRRAVAGETTSEEPADTEGEETAGETSGAIQLSQERYVEMSAQEQVVLTVSVNGYGKRTSSFEYRTTGRGGKGIVAMSVNGRNGKLVASFPVEDSDQIMLVTDKGQLIRCPVEGIRIAGRSTQGVIVFDTAEDEHVVSVEHIGDDGENGENGNGG, from the coding sequence TTGGCTGACACAGAAGATCCGAATCCCGGAGAGCCCAAGGGGCCTTCCGATATTCGTCCCGTATCGATCCTCGACGAGATGAAACGCTCCTACCTCGATTACGCCATGAGTGTGATCGTGGCGCGCGCGCTGCCCGATGCGCGCGACGGTTTGAAGCCGGTTCATCGCCGTATTCTCTACGCGATGTACGAGAACGGCTTCGAATGGAACAAACCCTACCGCAAGTCGGCCCGGACCGTCGGCGACGTGATCGGTAAATACCATCCCCACGGCGACCAGTCGGTCTACGACGCAATGGTGCGCATGGCGCAGGATTTCTCCATGCGCGTGCCCTTGATCGACGGGCAGGGCAATTTCGGCTCGGTGGACGGCGATACGGCCGCCGCCATGCGTTACACCGAATCCCGCCTGACCAAGATTGCGCAACTGCTGCTCGACGACATCGACAAGGACACCGTCGATTACCAGGATAACTACGACGGTTCCTTCCGCGAACCGCGGGTGCTGCCGGCGAAATTTCCAAATCTGCTGGTCAACGGCGCCGGCGGCATCGCGGTCGGCATGGCCACCAACATTCCGCCGCACAATCTCGGCGAAGTCATCGATGGCTGTGTCGCGCTGATCGACAATCCCGCGCTTTCGATCGATGATCTCATCAACATCATCCCCGGACCGGATTTCCCGACCGCCGGCATTATCCTCGGACGCCAGGGCATCCGCTCGGCCTACCACCTCGGCCGCGGCTCGATCGTGATGCGCGGCAAACCGAAGATCGAGTCCTACGGGAAGGACCGCGAAGCCATCATCATCACGGAAATTCCCTACCAGGTGAACAAGGCCGCCATGGTGGCGCGCATCAGCGAACTGCATCGCGAGAAGAAGATCGAGGGTATTTCCGATCTCCGCGACGAATCCGACCGCGACGGCTTGCGCGTCGTCGTCGAACTGAAGCGCGACGCGGTGCCGGAAGTGGTGTTGAACCAACTCTACCGGTTCACGCCGCTGCAGACCAATTTCGGGGTCAATATGGTGGCGCTCGACGCCGGCCGCCCGCTGCTGATGAACCTGAAGGACCTGCTGACGATCTTCATCGCGTTCCGCGAACAGGTCGTCACGCGGCGCACCAAATTCCTGCTCAACAAGGCGCGCGACCGCGCCCACGTCCTGGTCGGTCTCGCGATTGCCGTGGCCAATATCGACGAGATCATCCGCGTGATCCGGACCTCGCCCAATCCCGCCACCGCGCGCGACACCCTGATGTCGCGCGACTGGGCGGCGAAGGATGTGGCGGCGATGATCACGCTGATCGACGATCCGCGCCATCGGTTGGCGGAAGATGGCACCGCACGGCTGTCGTTCGACCAGGCGCAAGCCATTCTCGATTTGCGTTTGGCGAGGCTGACGGCGCTCGGCCGCGAGGAGATTGGTGAGGAACTTGACAAGCTCGCGGTGGAAATCGCCGATTACCTGGAAATCCTGCGTTCGCGCGCCCGGGTCCAGACCATCATCAAGGACGAACTCGCCGCGGTGAAATCGGAATTCGCCACCCCGCGCAAAACCATGATCCTCGAGCAGGAAAACGAGGTCGAAGACGAAGACCTGATCCAGCGCGAAGATATGGTGGTCACGGTCTCGCACGCCGGCTACGTCAAGCGTGTGCCGCTGTCGGCCTATCGGGCGCAGCGCCGCGGCGGCAAGGGCCGGTCGGGTATGCAGACCCGCGACGAGGATTTCGTTAGCCGACTGTTCGTGGCTTCGACCCATACGCCGGTGCTGTTCTTTTCGTCGCGCGGCCAGGTCTACAAGGAAAAGGTTTGGCGGCTGCCGGTGGCGCCGCCGAACGGGCGTGGCAAGGCGATGATCAATATCCTGCCGCTGGAGCAGGGCGAACGCATCACCACCATCATGCCGTTGCCCGAGGATGAAAGCTCCTGGGCCAATCTCGACGTGATGTTCGCGACCACCGGCGGCAATGTCCGCCGCAACAAGCTGTCGGATTTCGTCGACGTCCGCCATTCCGGCATCATCGCGATGAAACTCGAGGATGACGAGGCGATCGTCGACGTCCAGATCTGCACCGAACATGACGACGTGCTGCTGACCGCCGCCGGCGGACAGTGCATCCGCTTCCCCGTCACCGATGTCCGCGTCTTTACCGGCCGCACCTCCATGGGCGTGCGCGGCATTGCGCTGCCCGGGAGCGACAAGCTGATCTCGCTGTCGATCCTGCGCCACGTCGAGGCGACTTCGGACGAGCGAACGGCCTATTTGAAAATGCGCCGCGCCGTCGCCGGCGAGACGACATCGGAGGAGCCTGCCGATACCGAGGGCGAGGAAACCGCCGGGGAAACCTCAGGCGCGATCCAGCTCAGCCAGGAGCGCTATGTCGAGATGTCGGCGCAGGAGCAGGTAGTCCTGACGGTGTCCGTCAATGGCTACGGCAAGCGCACCTCGTCGTTCGAGTACCGGACCACCGGACGCGGCGGCAAGGGCATCGTTGCGATGTCGGTCAACGGGCGTAACGGCAAGCTGGTGGCCTCATTCCCGGTCGAGGACAGCGATCAGATCATGCTGGTGACCGACAAGGGTCAGCTGATCCGCTGTCCGGTCGAGGGCATCCGAATCGCGGGCCGCTCGACCCAGGGCGTCATCGTATTCGACACCGCCGAAGACGAGCACGTGGTGTCGGTCGAGCATATCGGCGATGACGGAGAGAATGGCGAGAACGGCAACGGCGGTTAG